The following is a genomic window from Victivallis lenta.
AGCGCCAGAACGATCTCAAGCAGGGTGAAAGTTCGCTTAACGGCCATCGGAACGCTCCTTTACCCAGCAGTCAAGCCGCAGCGAATCAAGTACTTCCCCCTCCCGGGACGCTTCGACGACCAGTGTGCGCAGCCGCTTCTGCCCGAACCGGGTTTCCGTATCGGCCGGAAGGCGCGGATCTTCATAACGGTAAGCGATTTCAAATTCGCCGGAGAACAGCGTCTCATTCAGCCCCGCTTCCGGTCCGTGCAGCAGCAGATATTCGGCGGCGGAGGTCAGGTCGTGCGTCAGCTCCCAGGTTTCGGCATTGCGCGCCGCGCGGTTCGCCGCAATCGACAACTGCCAGAGCAGTCCCGCGATGCCGAGCGTCAGGATCACCAGCGCCACAAGCACCTCAAGCAGAGTGAACTTATTCCGTTTCATCGATCACGATGCTCCCGGTCAGGGGGGAAATCCGCAACGTCGCCGTTTCGCCGTCGCGCTCGAAAGCGAGCGCGGTCTCCGCCGCGCCGCCGTCCGGGAAGAAGCGCAGCACAACGCCCGGCTCCTGAAGTTCCTCGCCGTTGCGCAGAATGCGAAGTTCCTGCGGATACGTGACTTGCTCCTTCCCGAAAAACAGCCTCCGCCTCGCCGGATCGAACTCGACGGCGCACGTCTTGCCGGTCGCGGCCGCCTGCCGGCGGCAGAGCGCCGCGATGCGCCGGAGCTGTTCGGCCTTCTGATACGGCCCGCCGTCGAGCAGCTCGACGCTGAGCCGCGCGGTTCCGACCGCCAGCACGACCAGCAGAATTGCGGTGACGGTGACCAGCTCGACAAGCGTGTAGCGATTGCGGCGCAACGGGTTATTCCTCCTCGACGACGGTCCAGTTGCCGATGTCGGCGTCCTCGTCCTCGCCGCCGGGCTGGCCGTCCGCGCCGTAACTGATGATGTCGAATTCGCCGTGGTCGCCCGGCTTTTTGTAGATGTAGTCGTTACCCCACGGGTCCTGCGGAATCACGCCGCCTTTCAGGTACGGCCCCTTCCAGCGCTTGCTGCCGGAGTTGTTCTTCACCAGATCCTCCAGCGAAGCCGGGAGCTTTTTCATATGGACGCGGTAGTCGAAAATGCACTGCTCGAAAATGCCGATCTGCATCTTCGCGGCGCCGGCGCGCGAGCTTTTCACATAGTTGAAGTACATCGGCGTCGCGACCGCCGCCAGCGTCGCGATGATCACGATCACGACGACCATTTCAATCATGGTGAAACATTTGGAATTCATAGAGATACCTCCTTTATTTGATGACATTCATATCCATGATCGCAAGAAAGATCGAAAGCACCACGAGCAGCACGACCCCGGCCAGCACAAGGATGATTCCGGGTTCGAGGAAGGCGAGCAGCCGCTTGACCCGCACCCGGATATCCTCCTCCGACTCCTCGGCGATGCGTTCAAGCATTTCGCCGATCTCGCCGGATTCCTCGGCGATCTTCAGCATCGCGATGCTCCCCTGCGGCATATACGGGCTCGCGCCGAGAATGGCCGACAGCCGGCTGCCGCCGCGCAGGCGGTCCTCCACCGCCGCGAAACTGTCGCGGATCAGGTCGTTTTCGATCACCTTGCGTGAAATGCGCACCGCCGGGAGCAATTGCACGTGGTTTTTGACCATGATCGAGAGCGTGCGCAGGAAACGACCGGTCTGGATAGCCGTGATGATTCCGCCGAGCAGCGGCAACCGCAGCAGCAGCCGATCCTTCGCGGTTTTCAGCCGCCCCGGCCGCCGGCTTTTCCGGTACAGGAGCACAAGCCCGAAAATCAGCAGCGGCCAGATCCACCAGACCGACTGCATGAAGTTGCCGACTCCGAGCATCGTGCGGGTCAGGAACGGCATTTCACGCCCGAGTTCCTCGAAAATTTTCGCAAAGCGCGGAATGAACACCGTGAAAAGCAGCACGATCACCAGCAGCGTCACCGAAACAACGATCGACGGATAGATGGAACTGGTAAGCACAAATTCGCGGAACTCCTTGCTCTCTTTCAGGAAACGGCGCAGCTCGCGCGTGACCTCCGGCAGGCAGCCGGACTCCTCGCCGGTTTCGATCAGTCCCGAAAAGAGCGGCGGGAAACACTCCGGCATCTCGCGCGTGAGCTGCGAAAACTTTTTGCCTTCGTGAAGGCCGCGCCGCAGCCGCTGCACGACATTGCGCTCCTCCTCGCGGCCGCCTTCCTCCAGCACCGCGAGGCCGTGTTCCAGCGGAATCCCCGCCGCCAGCAGCGGGGAAAGGCGGCTCGTAAATATGTAGACGTCGAAGCGCGGTGTGCGCCGCAGCCGGAAACGCCCGGCTTTCCCTGCCGACTCCCCGAGGGCGCGGACCACGATCAGCCCCTGCCGCCGCAGCCGGCGGCGCGCCGCGGCATCGTCGGCGGCATCGACCGCGACCTCTTTCCGGGCTCCCCCGGCGGTCAGGACGGCATAACGCAGTTTCGGCATCGCGCTACACCCCCGCCGCGATGCGGAGTAGTTCCGCCTCGGTTGTAATTCCCTGTTCCACCTTGCTTTGTCCGTCCTCCAGCAGCGGGATCATGCCGTTGCGGCGCGCGATCTCGTTGATTTCGCCGCTCGGACGCTTCGCGACGATCGCGCCGCGCAGCTCGTCGTCGATCCGCAGCAGTTCGTAGATGCCGGTCCGTCCCCGGTAGCCGCTGCCGCCGCAGTTGCGGCAGCGCCCGGCCGGCCCGCTTCCGGCGCCGCGGCAGTGCGGGCAGACCTGCCGCACCAGCCGCTGCGAAAGCACGCCGAAGAGCGCCGAAGCGACAAGGAATCCCTCAACGCCCATATCCGACAGCCGCGTGATCGCGCCGACCGCGTCGTTCGTGTGCAGCGTCGAAAGCACGAGGTGCCCGGTCAGCGCCGCATTGATCGCGATATCGGCGGTTTCACGGTCGCGGATCTCGCCGACCAGGATCACATCCGGGTCCTGCCGCACGATGTGGCGCAGCCCGGAAGCGAACGAGAGCCCGATCTTCGGATTCACCTGCATCTGGCTCAGGCCGGGAAGCTGGTATTCGACCGGGTCTTCGACCGTGATGATCTTGCGTTTGCGGTCGTTCAGCTGCTGCATCACGCTGTAAAGCGTGGTGGTCTTGCCGGAACCGGTCGGCCCGACCACGAGGAGGATGCCGTGCGGAATCGAAATCAGTTCCTCGAACTTTCCGAGCAGCGTTTCGTTCATGCCGAGCTCGCGCAGGTCGAACTTCATCGCATCCTTGCGCAGCAGGCGCATCACGATGCTCTCGCCGTTCATGATCGGAATCGTGCTGATGCGGATGTCGATCTCGCGGCGGCCGATCTGGAAATTCGTGCGCCCGTCCTGCGGCAGACGGCTTTCGGCGATGTTCAGCGCGCCGATCAGCTTGATGCGCGACGCGATCGCGGGGTAGTCCGACAGCGGCAGACTCAGGTACTCATGCAGCACGCCGTCGATGCGGAAACGGATCACCAGCTGCGTCTCCTCCGGCTCCACATGGATGTCGCTCGCATTGCGTTCGAGCGCCTGCGACAGCATTTCGTTCACGAGCCGGACGATCTTCGCTTCCCCGGCCAGCTGCCGGAGCTTGTGTTCGTCGTCGCCGGAAAAGTGCCGCCCCTCTTCCTCCTCCGCCTCCTGATAGACCTTCGCGGTCATCCGCTCGATCAGGCTGCGGCGGGCGAGCTTGAAGGTGACCTGCCGGCCGAAAAATGCGTTGAGCTCATACGCCTGACGCTCCCACTCGTAGGGCGATGCGGCAAGCAGCTCGAACGTTTCATCGTCCCAGCGGTACGGCAGAAGCTCCTGATTGACAAGGTATTCCTCGCTGATGCCGTCGAACCGCTCCGGCTGCCGGAAGTTCTCTTCGTCGAACGGCTCCACGCCCAGAACTCTGCTGTAGATCGCCAGCAGGTCGTTTTCGCTGACCGCGCCGCGTTCCGCGAGCGTCCGGTCGGCATCGGCGGGGGCCATGCCCTCCGCCAACAGTTCGCCGTACTCCGGACAGCGTTCCTGAATGGCCCGTTTCAGTTCCTCTATTCGATGAACCATGACTCCACCAGCCCCTTGTTCTGATCGATCTTGCGCTTCCGCTGCCCGGCGGGAGTCTGAAAATCGATCAGCGCATCGACCGCCTGTTCATACCGCTTGACGAGTTCCTCGAGGTGAGAATCCTCGCTGACGATATAACCGGTGATCAGGATCATCATTTCGGTGCGGTCGGTCGAGATGTCGGTGTCGCCGAACAGTCTGCGCAGGAACGGGATTCCTCCGAGACCCGGCAGCGTCGAGAGGTTGTCGGTGCTTTTCTCCCTGATGATGCCGCCGCAGATGATGGTCTGCCCGTCGCGCAGCGACATCGCGGTTTCGATGATCTGCTCCTTGATCACCGGCGAATCGATGTCGGAAACCGTATTCGAATCCGCCTCCGAAACCGTCTGCGCGAGCTTGATCGCGATCCGGCCGCCGCGCGTGACTTTCGGCGTGATTTTCAGGATCACGCCCGTGTCCTGATACTGGATGTTGCGGACGAGGTTCGTCGAGGCGTCGGTGTTGTTCGTAATGATCGACTGCGTATTCGTGATCTCCGAATTCACGATCGGCACCTTGCTGCCGACGCTGATCTTCGCTTCGTTGTTCGATGCGATCAGCACCTGCGGACTCGAAATGACCTTCACGTTGGTCTTGCCGGCCAGCGCGTTGATGTAACCGAATTTCTGATTCGGGTTCTTCGGATTGTAAACCCAGAACTTCCCGCCGCTCTGGGAGTCCTGGCCGCTGCCGGGCGCGAGTCCGGAGAAATTCGTGCCGCCCTGCGTCGTGACGTTCCCGGTACCGCCCTTCATCATGAACTCCACGCCGAACTTGACCGAATCGTTCAGCGAAACATCCACCACCAGCACCTGAAACAGCACCTGCGGCGGAATCGTGTCGATCTTGCCGAGCAGCGCCTTGATCATCGTATAGGTGCGCGGCTTCGTGCGGATGATGAGCCGGTTGTTCACCGCATCCGCGAACACCTTGACCGGAACCTCGAAGAGATTGGCCGGCCCCTCTTCTTTGGAGCCGGTTTTCGCGGCGGATTTCACGGAGCCGGACTGCGTCGTCGTTTGGGAAGTCGAGGCGGAAGCGGAGGACGAAAAGAGTTCGCCGCTCCCGCTTGACGATGAACCGCCCGAACTGCCGGTCGAAGCCGTCAGCGTTTCCCCCTCGACCGGAAACATCACCGCCAGCGCCTTGACCAGCTCCTCGGCGTTGCCGTTCAGGATGTTGTAGATGAACATCCGCTCCTGGTCGCCCGTCTCCGACTGGTCGAGGATGTTGATCCAGCGGCCCAGCTCTTCGAGCGCCTCATAGTTCGCGGCCGAGGCGACGATGATCTGCAGCCGCTCCACGGTCGTAAGCTGAATCTCCTCCGGGCGCGGCTTGTCGCTGTTCAGCGCGACCGGGAAACCGAGCACCGGCAGCACGTCAGCCGCCTCTTTCGCCAGACGCGAAGCATCGATGTTCCGGCACGGAATCACCATCTTCGCCCACCCCTGCCGCAGCGGACGGTCGAGCTGCGCGACGATCTGCCGCACCTTGCGCAGATTCTCCTTCGTATCGACCACCAGCAGCAGATTGCGCTCCTCAAGCTCCACCGGCTTCAACCCCGGCGAAAGGAACTGCCCGATCTGCGAAGCGGTCTCCTTGGCCCCGATGTTCTTCAGCCGGAACAGCGCGACTTCCGCATCGGAACTCACGCCATCCCCCGCCGCTGCCTGCGCGATCGCCTCCACCGGGCGGAAATGGATCATGTTGTCCTGCCTTGTCAGGTAGATGTTCGACGTCTGCATCACCTGCCGGAACAGTTCCCAGAGCTGCCGGCGCGTCAGCTCGTCCTTCAAAGAGAGCGTCACCGTGCCGTTCAGTTTGCCGTCGAGCAGGTAGTTGAACTTCAGCAGTTCCGCAAAGACCGGAATGACGTCTGCAACCGCCGCGCCGTTGAAGTCGAATTCCGCCTTGATTTTCTCCCGGCCGTCGAAACGCTCCTCCGGCGGCGTGACAGGAGGTTCCTCCGTTTTTTCACGCTCCGTGTAAATGGGATAGGGATTCTCCGGCTTTTTCCGGTCCGACAAGGCGGACGAATCTTCCGTCAGCAGTTCGTGTTCGATCGAACGCTGTTCCGAAATCGGCTTGCCGTCCGCGTTTCTGAACCACTCTTTCCGCCGTTTTTCAGCTTCCCGCTTCTCCCGCTCCTGTCTGGAAGGATCTTTCGGGGAAGTCGCGCATCCCCAGAACAACGGACCGATCAGCGCGTAGCACAGCAGCAGGCAAACTGCATTCCTGAATCTGCTCAAGGCTTTTTCTCCTGTTTCTTATGTAAAAGCAATACTGTCTTTTCACTTCCCCGCATCAGGACGGCTTGATCCTTTTCGATCTTCCGCACCACATAACCGCCGCCGACCGGATCACCTTCCCGGTAGAGCTGCTTCGGCTTGACCGGCTTTTTGCCGGCAGCCTGCGGTTGCTCCGCCCCTGTAATGATCACTCCACGCGCATCCCCGAATGAAAAAATCCCGGTCAACTCGAACTTCCCCGCCGCCGGAGGACGCGCCGAGGGTTTGGCCGCGGCTTTCTCCTGCTCCGCCGGAACCGCGGCCCCGCGCAGCGGATGAAACAGGTTGCCGCCGGACAGTTCCGCGGCGATGGGGCCGTGGCGTCCGACGCCGGCCGTGGCCGGAGAAGCCGGCAGTTCGAATGTTTCACCCGTGCGAGCGGGTTTGCCGGAGGCCAGTGCCAGCAGAGCGAACGCCAGCGCGAGCGCCAGCAGTCCGTCGGCGAGAAGGACGATCCAGCGGGTTTTCATTCCTCCTCCTCCGGTATATGCAGAAGGGCAAGCTGCCCGTCAAGCATGACTTTGGCGGGTGCATTCGTATTGTCGGGGCGTAAGGTCAGGTTCCTCCAGTAGAGACGCGGTTCATGGTTGTCGACACCGGCCAGAAACTCCTGCAAACCGGAAATCGAACACTCCGCGGAAAAGCTCAGGATGCAGACATTCCAGACCTCCGCCGCCGGCAGATGCTGGATCTCGCGCAGGGAACTGACCGTTGCTCCGGAAGCCGCCGCGATCCGTTCGACCGACTCGCGCAGCTTTTCGGCGGCAGCCTCCTTTTTTCCCGCCGCCGCTCCGGCGCGGATCGCCGCCAGCGGCCGGATTTCCGCCTCAAGCTGCCGGTTCTGTTCGCGCAGCTCGAGAATGTTTTTCCGCAGAACTTCGAGCCGACGGCATTCACTGCCGATCACTTCCGACGTGAACGGCAGTTCCCCGCCGGAGCCGAAGAGCAGCCAGCCTCCCGCAGCCAGCAGCGCCGCCGCCGGAATCAGCGGCCGGTATGGTTTCCAATTTTGCGGAAGCGCGTCCATCAGTGCTTGATCCTGAGTTTGACGAAGAAGGATACCGTATCGTTGTAACCGCGGCTTTTGCGGAGGTTCACGATGGCGTAATTTCCGTTTTCCCCGATCTGGTTGTAAAGTCCCGGTTCGTCCTTCGATGCGGAGAGCGTCAGGTCGGCGGAGTCGTAGTTCTGCGAATAACTGGTCACCCACATCGTTTTCGGCAGTTCGCCGGTCAGCCGGGTGAGTACCGGAGAAACCGGCGGCGTATTGAGCTTCGCGGCACGCAGCGCAGCAAGAAGCTCCCGGTCGGAAGAGAGCTCTCCGAACCGCCGCCGTTCACTGCGCAGCTCCTTCTCCCACAGGGAGCGAATCCGGGCAAGTTTCCTGCGTTCTCCGGCAAAATCGTCATAGCGGCGAAAGACGCTCACGCCGAGGAGCACGACCGTCAGCGCAAGCAGAGCGAAGTAGAGCTTTTTCAGGTTGCGGCAGCGAGCCGGCCGGTACTTTCCCGGCAGTGCTTCTCCCGGAATCGCCTGCAGAATGGTTTCCGGCGTATCGGCCAGCGCCGCCGGTATCAGCGCGTCGAATTTCAGCGACCGGGAGGCCGCGAATTCAAGCTGCCGGACGATCTCCTCCCGGTGCACGGCACACACACGATACAGGCCGTTGCCGCAATTCCGGTAAAACCAGCAGACCGATTCCGCCGGAACCGGCAGCCGCGCCGCCAGCTCACCGAACAGCACCTCGCGCTCCGCACTCCGCCTCAGCGAAGCCGGCAGGGAAATATCATAAACCACTGTTTTGGGGGAATGCGTCAGAAAGCAGAGAAAATCCGGTTCCTCCGGGCGAGTGCTGCCGGGCGCCTCCTGCTCCACCCATTCGTTCCTGACGCGGCGGTATTCCCGATACTGCAGAGCAGGATTATCCGCCGATCGCTCAAGAACACCCAGCCGCATAGAGATTTTATTCCTTATTTAAGAAGATGGTTTCTTTTTACAAGATAACACATAAGCATGAATCTTGCAATCTCAAGCTTGTATTTTTTTAGTTGAAATTGATGTTTTCATGTAATTTCAGTTCAGGCTCCTGCAGAGAATGGGGCATCCGGCGGTATTCGGGGCGTTTTTTGGGCGG
Proteins encoded in this region:
- a CDS encoding type IV pilus modification PilV family protein — translated: MKRNKFTLLEVLVALVILTLGIAGLLWQLSIAANRAARNAETWELTHDLTSAAEYLLLHGPEAGLNETLFSGEFEIAYRYEDPRLPADTETRFGQKRLRTLVVEASREGEVLDSLRLDCWVKERSDGR
- the gspG gene encoding type II secretion system major pseudopilin GspG, which produces MNSKCFTMIEMVVVIVIIATLAAVATPMYFNYVKSSRAGAAKMQIGIFEQCIFDYRVHMKKLPASLEDLVKNNSGSKRWKGPYLKGGVIPQDPWGNDYIYKKPGDHGEFDIISYGADGQPGGEDEDADIGNWTVVEEE
- a CDS encoding type II secretion system F family protein, whose translation is MPKLRYAVLTAGGARKEVAVDAADDAAARRRLRRQGLIVVRALGESAGKAGRFRLRRTPRFDVYIFTSRLSPLLAAGIPLEHGLAVLEEGGREEERNVVQRLRRGLHEGKKFSQLTREMPECFPPLFSGLIETGEESGCLPEVTRELRRFLKESKEFREFVLTSSIYPSIVVSVTLLVIVLLFTVFIPRFAKIFEELGREMPFLTRTMLGVGNFMQSVWWIWPLLIFGLVLLYRKSRRPGRLKTAKDRLLLRLPLLGGIITAIQTGRFLRTLSIMVKNHVQLLPAVRISRKVIENDLIRDSFAAVEDRLRGGSRLSAILGASPYMPQGSIAMLKIAEESGEIGEMLERIAEESEEDIRVRVKRLLAFLEPGIILVLAGVVLLVVLSIFLAIMDMNVIK
- a CDS encoding GspE/PulE family protein — encoded protein: MVHRIEELKRAIQERCPEYGELLAEGMAPADADRTLAERGAVSENDLLAIYSRVLGVEPFDEENFRQPERFDGISEEYLVNQELLPYRWDDETFELLAASPYEWERQAYELNAFFGRQVTFKLARRSLIERMTAKVYQEAEEEEGRHFSGDDEHKLRQLAGEAKIVRLVNEMLSQALERNASDIHVEPEETQLVIRFRIDGVLHEYLSLPLSDYPAIASRIKLIGALNIAESRLPQDGRTNFQIGRREIDIRISTIPIMNGESIVMRLLRKDAMKFDLRELGMNETLLGKFEELISIPHGILLVVGPTGSGKTTTLYSVMQQLNDRKRKIITVEDPVEYQLPGLSQMQVNPKIGLSFASGLRHIVRQDPDVILVGEIRDRETADIAINAALTGHLVLSTLHTNDAVGAITRLSDMGVEGFLVASALFGVLSQRLVRQVCPHCRGAGSGPAGRCRNCGGSGYRGRTGIYELLRIDDELRGAIVAKRPSGEINEIARRNGMIPLLEDGQSKVEQGITTEAELLRIAAGV
- a CDS encoding secretin N-terminal domain-containing protein → MSRFRNAVCLLLCYALIGPLFWGCATSPKDPSRQEREKREAEKRRKEWFRNADGKPISEQRSIEHELLTEDSSALSDRKKPENPYPIYTEREKTEEPPVTPPEERFDGREKIKAEFDFNGAAVADVIPVFAELLKFNYLLDGKLNGTVTLSLKDELTRRQLWELFRQVMQTSNIYLTRQDNMIHFRPVEAIAQAAAGDGVSSDAEVALFRLKNIGAKETASQIGQFLSPGLKPVELEERNLLLVVDTKENLRKVRQIVAQLDRPLRQGWAKMVIPCRNIDASRLAKEAADVLPVLGFPVALNSDKPRPEEIQLTTVERLQIIVASAANYEALEELGRWINILDQSETGDQERMFIYNILNGNAEELVKALAVMFPVEGETLTASTGSSGGSSSSGSGELFSSSASASTSQTTTQSGSVKSAAKTGSKEEGPANLFEVPVKVFADAVNNRLIIRTKPRTYTMIKALLGKIDTIPPQVLFQVLVVDVSLNDSVKFGVEFMMKGGTGNVTTQGGTNFSGLAPGSGQDSQSGGKFWVYNPKNPNQKFGYINALAGKTNVKVISSPQVLIASNNEAKISVGSKVPIVNSEITNTQSIITNNTDASTNLVRNIQYQDTGVILKITPKVTRGGRIAIKLAQTVSEADSNTVSDIDSPVIKEQIIETAMSLRDGQTIICGGIIREKSTDNLSTLPGLGGIPFLRRLFGDTDISTDRTEMMILITGYIVSEDSHLEELVKRYEQAVDALIDFQTPAGQRKRKIDQNKGLVESWFIE
- a CDS encoding GspMb/PilO family protein, translating into MDALPQNWKPYRPLIPAAALLAAGGWLLFGSGGELPFTSEVIGSECRRLEVLRKNILELREQNRQLEAEIRPLAAIRAGAAAGKKEAAAEKLRESVERIAAASGATVSSLREIQHLPAAEVWNVCILSFSAECSISGLQEFLAGVDNHEPRLYWRNLTLRPDNTNAPAKVMLDGQLALLHIPEEEE